One Tessaracoccus lacteus DNA window includes the following coding sequences:
- a CDS encoding winged helix DNA-binding domain-containing protein, producing the protein MEPVRHVSDDERRHRLGIRHALAHLHRVRTVREAADSVVALHATDPDGLNISAWTRMLDPLPDDMELALARTTLIRQQSMRRTVFAMDPELLPTVTASVGPRMATAARKELTKGVVKAGFDQAEAWIETALAGLVDAVSVRALTANDIRRGVPETVGSYRQGIGRSWESTVHLTPKVIRLAELEGLVVRLTVPCGPAEGRLCWLSADLFRPDRPRPDARQAWADLARRWLRAFGPGTVEDFAWWSGGTKAAVRQGFKDVGAVPVTLDAPAPSDPRPTGWLLPDDVAPIDTPGWWVSLLPVLDPTVMGWKERGFLLGDHAPLLFDSVGNAGTTAVVNGRVVGVWVQDERRRVRIRFLESVDAWAQRALRKEAERLTAHLGGTRAFPVYPSPAMQG; encoded by the coding sequence ATGGAACCCGTACGACACGTCAGCGACGACGAGCGTCGCCACCGCCTTGGCATCCGCCACGCGCTCGCGCACCTGCATCGGGTCCGCACCGTGCGTGAGGCGGCTGACTCCGTCGTCGCGCTGCACGCGACCGACCCCGACGGTCTGAACATCTCTGCCTGGACCCGGATGCTCGACCCTCTGCCGGATGACATGGAACTCGCCCTGGCCCGGACGACGCTGATCCGCCAGCAGTCGATGCGGCGCACCGTGTTCGCCATGGACCCCGAACTGCTGCCGACCGTCACGGCCTCCGTCGGCCCACGCATGGCGACCGCCGCGCGCAAGGAACTCACGAAGGGCGTTGTCAAGGCTGGATTCGACCAGGCGGAGGCGTGGATCGAGACGGCCCTGGCCGGCCTGGTCGACGCAGTCTCGGTCAGGGCGCTGACCGCGAACGATATCCGCCGCGGCGTGCCGGAGACCGTCGGCAGCTACCGGCAGGGCATCGGGAGGTCGTGGGAGTCCACGGTTCACCTGACCCCCAAGGTCATCCGGCTGGCCGAACTGGAGGGACTCGTCGTGCGGCTCACGGTTCCATGCGGTCCGGCCGAAGGACGACTGTGCTGGCTGAGCGCGGACCTGTTCCGGCCAGATCGGCCGCGGCCAGACGCCCGTCAGGCCTGGGCCGACCTCGCCCGCCGCTGGCTCCGCGCCTTCGGGCCGGGCACCGTCGAGGACTTCGCGTGGTGGTCGGGAGGCACGAAGGCGGCCGTCCGCCAGGGTTTCAAGGACGTCGGCGCCGTGCCCGTCACGCTCGACGCGCCCGCACCGTCGGACCCGCGGCCGACGGGTTGGCTGCTGCCCGACGACGTCGCACCCATCGACACGCCCGGCTGGTGGGTGTCGCTGCTGCCCGTTCTCGACCCGACGGTCATGGGCTGGAAGGAGCGTGGCTTCCTGCTCGGCGACCATGCGCCGCTGCTGTTCGACTCCGTCGGCAATGCGGGCACCACCGCGGTCGTCAACGGGCGTGTCGTGGGCGTCTGGGTGCAGGACGAGCGGCGTCGCGTCCGCATTCGCTTCCTCGAAAGCGTGGACGCGTGGGCTCAACGGGCCCTGCGTAAGGAGGCCGAACGGCTCACCGCGCATCTCGGCGGAACGCGCGCGTTCCCCGTCTACCCGTCGCCGGCGATGCAGGGCTGA
- a CDS encoding MFS transporter translates to MGVRDKIRALFADTRPLRNGDFRRLWVANIVTVIGAQLTVVAVPAQIYAITGSSAMVGLTGIFGLVPLIVFGLWGGALADHFDRRRLLEITTTGLIVTSALFWLQSAAGVNNVWLLLGVFALQQAFFAVNQPTRVAILPKLLPDDELPAANALNMTVMSAGAIAGPLVGGALIPVIGYSWLYLIDTVTLFATLYAVWRLPSMPTAGQVGKAPGLRSVIDGLIYLSAHKILMLSFVVDLVAMIFGMPRALFPEIAHVSFGGPTEGGVEFALLYAAMPVGAVLGGVFGGWVSRVNRQGTAVLWAVGVWGLSMAAMGLAVGLAPWQMQLMLGVALAMLAVGGAADMASAAFRQSILLSATDDSVRGRLQGVFIVVVAGGPRLADVLHGWAGDVVGPGLATGLGGLLVVVGVAAIAVLFPAFRRYAIATAASRGPG, encoded by the coding sequence GTGGGAGTCCGCGACAAGATCAGGGCGCTGTTCGCCGACACCAGGCCGCTGCGCAACGGTGACTTCCGACGGCTGTGGGTCGCCAACATCGTCACGGTGATCGGGGCGCAGCTGACGGTCGTGGCGGTCCCCGCGCAGATCTACGCCATCACCGGGAGCTCCGCCATGGTGGGGCTCACGGGCATCTTCGGGCTCGTACCGCTGATCGTGTTCGGCCTGTGGGGCGGCGCACTGGCCGACCACTTCGACCGACGACGCCTGCTCGAGATCACGACGACCGGCCTGATCGTCACGTCCGCACTGTTCTGGCTGCAGTCGGCTGCCGGGGTGAACAACGTCTGGCTGCTGCTCGGCGTCTTCGCGCTCCAGCAGGCGTTCTTCGCCGTCAACCAGCCGACGCGCGTCGCGATCCTCCCGAAGCTCCTCCCCGACGATGAGCTGCCGGCCGCGAACGCGCTCAACATGACCGTCATGTCCGCCGGCGCGATCGCCGGCCCGCTCGTCGGTGGTGCGCTGATCCCTGTCATCGGGTACTCGTGGCTGTACCTGATCGACACCGTCACGCTCTTCGCGACGCTGTACGCGGTGTGGCGGCTACCGTCGATGCCCACCGCGGGGCAGGTCGGGAAGGCGCCGGGACTGCGGTCGGTCATCGACGGCCTCATCTACCTCAGCGCGCACAAGATCCTGATGCTGAGCTTCGTCGTCGACCTCGTCGCCATGATCTTCGGCATGCCGCGCGCTCTCTTCCCGGAGATCGCCCACGTCTCCTTCGGCGGACCGACCGAGGGCGGCGTCGAGTTCGCCCTGCTCTACGCGGCGATGCCCGTCGGCGCGGTGCTGGGCGGGGTGTTCGGCGGCTGGGTGTCACGGGTCAACCGGCAGGGCACCGCGGTGCTGTGGGCAGTGGGCGTCTGGGGCCTCTCGATGGCGGCGATGGGCCTAGCTGTGGGCCTCGCCCCGTGGCAGATGCAGCTCATGCTCGGCGTGGCGCTGGCCATGCTCGCCGTCGGCGGCGCCGCCGACATGGCCTCGGCGGCGTTCAGGCAGTCCATCCTGCTGAGCGCCACCGACGACTCCGTCCGCGGCCGCCTGCAGGGCGTGTTCATCGTGGTGGTCGCAGGCGGACCGCGTCTGGCCGACGTGCTGCACGGATGGGCCGGCGATGTGGTCGGCCCCGGCCTCGCGACGGGTCTCGGCGGTCTCCTGGTGGTGGTCGGCGTCGCGGCGATCGCGGTGCTGTTCCCCGCCTTCCGCCGCTACGCCATCGCAACGGCGGCATCCCGCGGTCCGGGCTGA
- a CDS encoding YbaK/EbsC family protein, translating into MPTAEGNLTWLPLEEHPELVAPPVAAAAPLVPGARVAEIDATLADTAAFCAAYDVAEEASANCVVVFGRRGEESVHAAVMVLATDRADVNKTVRKELGMRKMSFADQPTAEQLTGMTQGGITPVGLPADWPILVDEAVVAAGPIVIGGGVRGSKILLDGAALAELPNARVLPLALR; encoded by the coding sequence ATGCCAACTGCCGAAGGAAACCTGACCTGGCTCCCGCTGGAGGAGCATCCGGAACTTGTGGCGCCGCCCGTCGCGGCGGCCGCCCCGCTGGTGCCAGGTGCCAGGGTCGCGGAGATCGACGCGACGCTGGCCGACACGGCGGCCTTCTGCGCGGCCTACGACGTAGCCGAGGAGGCGTCCGCGAACTGCGTCGTCGTGTTCGGCCGTCGCGGCGAGGAGAGCGTCCACGCCGCAGTCATGGTGCTGGCGACCGATCGGGCCGACGTCAACAAGACCGTCCGCAAGGAGCTCGGGATGCGGAAGATGTCCTTCGCCGATCAGCCGACGGCAGAGCAGCTCACCGGCATGACGCAGGGCGGCATCACGCCCGTCGGGCTGCCCGCCGACTGGCCGATCCTCGTCGACGAGGCCGTCGTCGCCGCCGGCCCGATCGTCATCGGCGGCGGGGTGCGGGGCTCCAAGATCCTCCTCGACGGTGCCGCCCTCGCCGAACTTCCCAACGCCAGGGTGCTACCCCTCGCCCTTCGCTGA